In Paroedura picta isolate Pp20150507F chromosome 1, Ppicta_v3.0, whole genome shotgun sequence, the following are encoded in one genomic region:
- the LOC143835130 gene encoding uncharacterized protein LOC143835130: MRVFVLAIVLLFLVSTATADTSDDSPKASSARAEAPAVSAQYSSKKTKYDSSKKCSDICYLCRKKCGKGLVGHLSCACPYGTLCCVPPHKHPSPYKYPKYPPYKKV, from the exons ATGAGGGTCTTCGTTCTTGCTATTGTGTTGCTGTTCTTGGTCTCTACAGCCACTGCAG ATACTTCAGATGATTCCCCCAAGGCTTCCTCTGCTAGGGCGGAGGCACCTGCTG TTTCTGCACAGTACTCCTCCAAGAAGACCAAATATGATA gCTCTAAAAAATGTTCTGATATTTGTTACTTATgtagaaaaaaatgtggaaaaggtCTGGTTGGTCACCTCTCCTGTGCCTGTCCTTATGGAACACTTTGTTGTGTCCCACCACACAAGCATCCTAGTCCATACAAATATCCAAAGTACCCTCCTTACAAGAAAGTCTGA